Proteins encoded together in one Synergistaceae bacterium window:
- a CDS encoding tripartite tricarboxylate transporter TctB family protein has translation MQQMLREWLKIRNMHFFFPYLIGTICGILLVIILIQRAIKCKKEGTPFINFKGYHFFRENYDKVKLWGSVILFVLYIICLPILHFAWASVIFIFLFNVLFEMKPGKLFEAKSVLISAVIALAGSWGVWYLFFKVFNITLP, from the coding sequence TTGCAGCAAATGCTAAGGGAATGGCTAAAAATCCGCAACATGCATTTCTTTTTCCCGTACCTTATCGGCACAATCTGCGGAATACTTCTCGTAATCATACTCATTCAGCGCGCAATCAAATGCAAAAAGGAAGGGACTCCGTTCATCAACTTCAAGGGCTATCACTTCTTCCGCGAAAATTATGACAAGGTGAAATTATGGGGTTCGGTGATTCTTTTCGTCCTCTACATAATTTGCCTGCCGATTCTACATTTCGCATGGGCGAGCGTGATATTCATCTTCCTGTTCAATGTGCTGTTTGAAATGAAGCCGGGAAAATTATTCGAGGCAAAGAGCGTATTAATCTCAGCAGTAATAGCTTTGGCCGGGTCTTGGGGAGTCTGGTATCTGTTCTTCAAGGTCTTCAACATAACATTGCCGTAA